The Macadamia integrifolia cultivar HAES 741 chromosome 4, SCU_Mint_v3, whole genome shotgun sequence genome contains the following window.
ATCGATATTGACGGCGACCGATACGGTGATTTAAATCCCTGGGCGTGGAGAATAAAGGATGAGAGAGTGAAACAGGAGAAGGGGACGGACGGAAGTGTGGAACCGTGAACTACTGTACTGGACTGGACTGGGAGCTAGCGGGGGAATGAATACGTGGAGGAGACAAGGCGAATGTATTGGGGAAGCCGCACAGGAAGGTGTGGGCCTGTGTGGGGTGAGCTCTGTGAgcatctgctgctgctgctgcttcctCAGCGTCGTCACGAGATATGTTTCATCTTTCTCCTGTTTGTGGATGATGATGAACCGTTGCAGAATTGAAGGTAATATTGGCCTACAGCTTCAaccctttcctttcctttcctttcctttcctttcctgaGTAGTGAATACTCAAGCTGAGATAAGAattagttagagagagagagagagacagagagagagagagagagaatcaaccCTTTCCTTTCCTGAGTAGTGAATACTCAACTGAGATAAGAattagttagagagagagagagaatctttctctccttcttggttttttcagtttttttgtcCCAGCTGTGTACGTATGTATTactgttttttgtttgtttgaatGTTGATGATGTGGAATCTTAATGGTGGATGGAAGGAATCTTCAACTGAGTACTGACACCatggcttctctctctctcttcgcttTCGGTTACAGAATTATTGTCAGTACTAATTTGACCTGTGCCCAGGGTCTCAAGACTCTCAACTGAGAACGAATAGCTGGCTGTGGCTAGCTCATTAGCCATTAAAATAGACTAAAAAGGTTAAAGTGACGACTCATTcccatttatatttatattatgaGGAAATTAACcagaatttattattattattattattattaaagcATGCTCCATGCGTTTCGGTTCTTGTCTTCTCCAAAcattccttctttcctttctttcctcgATATCTGATCAAACCCATCTCCCTCGTTTTCCTTCTCATTACTGTCACCACTCACCAATCACAAtacctcttctttcttctctcttggtCTCGATTCTTGGCCTTAGAATAATATaatcaaacaatatatataaaattaaaaaaattcctcATGATCGAATAGTATGAAATGGTGGCtgtcaaaaaaatcaaagtggTTTTCCTAATTTCACAGGAACACGAGTCTGGAGGGTGCTTCACATGAGTCCATCATATACGAAAAAGGCACATATGATCCGTACTGACATCGGGAATCCTACAAAATAGGTGGAGGATAGATGGAAGATGAGACTCGAATtaatggttggttggttggtttcCCTGTAATTAATTAATGGTGAGTTTCCCTATTAATCCGACTcatggtgagagagagagagagagagagagggagagtatTGTTGCAGAAGCTTAAACGAAAGGAAACATTCGTTAGTGGCTACCGGCATGCCTCCTCTCAAATGCCGACAATTGTCTCCATCCAATATTTAGAATTTAGATTAGATTATTATCAGTGTTTCAGGGTATCGGTCGGGGGAAGGCTTCATTCAAATATTCAAAAGGGCCCACATATAGTGTGTGTCTATTATTCCTATTATTCTCTCTCTGTTTACTGCCAGCTGTTGTATCGTGTGACGACTGACGACTCCTTTCCTTTATCAGCACGGACCAACGGCAATGAAAAGGGTACACCAGACAGGGACATCCAATTGTAGGGGTAGGACGGTCCTTTTCCTGTGTTAGCGCAGAGAACACGACCAGACAGCATCATGGTAGAGCCTTTGAGATCAATGAAAAGCCTAAAATGCGTAGGAGAAACCAATTAAGGCCCAACCGAAATCGACGAGTGGTGGCgaccctaaaaaaataaatgtttgaCGATTAATCATAATTGATGTCGACTTAGACATAATTTCAAACCCGATCGACCTTTCCACTAAACTCATTAATCAATGGGATCGAAATTCTGATCTAAGGGACTGGTCTGATATAGATTAACCAATTCAATCCGAACACACTACCTAAGAATGTCAATTTAGAACCAATatcaattttggattttaaattcataATCTAGTTTCAAGGCTGAACAACGATttgaaatcgaatcaaaccaaattacccattttcaatattgatCCAACAAACTCAACACATATGTGACCAAACTCAACACATATGTGACCGTCACCTGGTTTTACTTCAAAATCGATACGGATCAGCACAATTCAATCTCTATCAAATAAGTTTGTCCTACTTTTCTtacaaaatcgtgttttttaggttattttacCCCTAATCCTTAGGTCATGCTctcaaataatattttttttacttaatatTTGTTTATGGTGTGCATATAATATTTAGCAGAGAATTGTTGGTATTGGTATTTTCCTATGAAAATATGTAGTGGATTTTCATATTAGAATCATATATTTTTCCAGTATCACCAATAGATTGTTATTTATACATCCTccacacaaaaagaaaagatctctccttttgtttgtttgttttttcgtttttttttgttttgttttttaatacaGAATTACAGAACCGATATATTAGTTATGAGAGGCAGGCGGGGGCGAAAGGGCATAAACAGGGTTgggatttttatattttatagggGCGGGATGGTCATTTTAAAGGTCTCTCGTGTCTGTCTTGACTGTTGACCGGCGACTTACGTAACGCGTATGCGATGTCGCGTCTCTCCCTATTTTGGGGTTCTTGAGAATTGAGAAGCTACCGGCGACATTTCTATTCCATCAATCTCGATTGCTCTCTCTCAAAGACTCCTGTATCAGGATCTTGGGGCTCCCTTTGCGCCTAGATTTCAGATTCAAGCAGTCAATCTAACAACAGATTTGCAGAGAACGTTTCACATTCGGTCGGATAGTTCCATCGATCAAAAAGGGTATCATCAGATCAGATAAAAAAGGAATCGAAGGGAAGATATGTCTAAGAACGAAGAGCCGGTCGTCGGGATCCCTTATTCAGTCAACTACAAGTACGAAGGCCCAGTGgtccagcagcagcagcaccaACAATACCAACAATACCAACAATACCAACAATATTATGTGGGACAAAACCCATATCAGGCTGGAGCCATCCCTCCCAACGCCATTTTCATGGATCCACAAGGATTGCCCTTGCAGCAGACCATGTATAGAGATACCCCCGCACCCTTCAGCTGCCCTCATTGTGGTAGTTCTGGCATCACCAGCGTCAGGTAATATGAaaccattcatcatctctttccccttttgtgcCCTTTTCTTAACCTATCTCAAAccaaaattattaataaaatgagGATCGTCCTCTCGATGTtaggggttttcaaaaattctGAAGAAACCCTTTGTGATTCCATCGAAGATtgttaaatcagaaaggaatacCTCCTCTCCAAAGAATATCTTACGCTTACGGGATGTAATTCCGTGTACAAGTCATGTTTggggttcatatttttttccgATATTGTTTGGTATCCTTATGTACTGTGTTTCATTATTAAACCACTCAAATTTGTCTCTGATCATTTCCTCGTCAGATTTCTATGTATCTTAGGCTTACAGGGTTCTCTAACGATATGATGATATTTAATAAACTGATGAACAGTGTGACATAGTAGGTACTTATTATGTTGGTGAGGTAATTCTTATTACAACAATGTCTAGAACTTGAAACTTGTCTATTACCCGCAAGTTCAATCAACTTACAGCAAGCCTATATGTTTTCCAGATTAGTAGCTTTTAGTTTTGGGCTCAAATTGGCTGTTTATATGACTTATTTTTTTGCTGAATATGTGTGTTGactgttcttctttctttttatgagAACCTGACTTTGCATTGGGGATGTAGTTGCGACCTAAATTATTTGGCCTTGAAGGAAATAAATACCATGACTCATTTTGGCCAGCCTAAGTATGTGAATGACAGTTGAACCCCAACTCCACCCAttcctaccaaaaataaaataaaaaatttgtatGACATATGGACAATGATCCTCTGATTCAATGAAATAATGTTAGGAAGAGGCTAGGGAAATTTGAGCTCAAAAAGTGGATTTTGTTGAAGTAGCTTGGAAGAGATTAAGTAAGAGTCTTTCAACAATAGCAGGCCTGTacccgaccccattcagttggaaaaggctaagttattgttgttgttgttgttgtcgtcgTCGACAGTGGCACGCTCGTCTTGTATGGCTTCCTTACAAACCACAGAGAAAGGAACACATACCAGATGTCATCTGTTTTTTGAATATGCTCATTAAGTATATTGTGTTTAATGCTCATATGGAGTAGAATAGGTGTAGAGACAGTAGCACCTAGCAGGCAAATGCTAGAGTCACAACAACTAggttatgtaaaaaaaaaaaaaaaaaaatgaggagggGGGGTGGTTGTGGGGACAAGGCGATCTAATGTAGTTATAATCTTATGGGGACAAAGTTTGATGTACATCTGGAGGTAGAAGCCTCGTGTTACCACTGTTTCCTTCTGCACCTGCTACTGTGGTCTCTTTAGTGCTTACGATAACCTGAGAGTAATCCACATAGTCGGTATAGAAAAGAACTTAATTCTAAATGGAAGCATTCCACTCTAGAAAAGGGATTACCACTGTAATTCGATCTTACTTATGCTTAAATTCCTGTTGCATGAAATAATGACCTGATATACCACACAGCCCCTGCCAAGCACCAGAATTTGCTACCTATTCTTGGATTAGTAGAATTTTCTCTTCTTACGTACGTGTAAACGATTTTTATTTCACTGAACCTAATCCATTCACATACAAGTAAAAGGGATAATGGCCCAGATGATGATTTGTAATACTGAGGTTTTGGGAAGCTGGACACACCACCTTTAGGAAGGCCCATGGCTTTTAGCTGGAGACTTTAGTATCATGCTGAGTTCCAGGGAAAGGAAGGGGAGATTGTGTAAGTAAATATCAATGGGCTGCATGCTTTGGGGACATTATAGTTGGGAAAACATTTTTCCCTTGGATTTTCTTATGTTCTTTCTACCTTAAAATTTAACTTCCATTAAACCATAAAATTTAGTTGAATTTATGTTTATTCAAGTTTGACCTCTATTACACCTATTCTCTTACatgttctttcaatttttttagttTCATTAAATCTATAAATTTAGTGGACGTTTTCTTTGTGACCCTTTATTCAAGTTTACTCCACATaccagctctctctctctctctctctctctctctctctctctctcacatttgGTGATGGAGGTGCTATTTTAAGTTGCAATGTTTCATCAAAATCCTATCATGAGTTAATCTATTTGATGCTGTTGCATATGACATTAATACCGTTTGGTGGCAGTCCATTGTAATGTTCCTAATTTCTACGCCCATAAAGTGGGGATAAACTTATTATGCAGGATTAGTAGTTAAGTTTGAGTTAGATTAAAATACTCAGTAGCTAGATAAAGTTACTTGTTCACTAGCTGCTTTTATAATTCTTCTATTGTTTTGCTTGGATCCTTAAAATTTCCCATTTCCACACTtgctgacttttttttttttNNNNNNNNNNNNNNNNNNNNNNGGATGTGATAATGCACAGATCAAAACCCAGTCTGGCAGCTGTTGTGGGTTGCATGATGCCATTTATGCTCGGTGTCTGCTTCCTCTGCCCTTCAATGGACTGCCTCTGGCATAAATATCACTATTGCCCTAGCTGTAATGAAAAGGTAACgagttatttcatttttttcattttcttggtgGGTGTTCAAGGTTCTCAAACTGAAGCTACATTTTTTCACTTAATAATTGTAGGTCGCCGACTTCGAGAAATCGGATCCATGCCTGGTGGTAGATCCTCAACAGTGGAATCAACAGAGCTTTGCTTTGCCAGCTTAATGATTCCTTCTTTCTTCACTGTTTATGCTTGTGATATTTTGCATCCGTGTGTATGAgaacttcttttccccttatttGAGGGTTGTAAATAATCCATGAGACTAGGCTGGAGGAATTATATATACTGGTAGAATGTGTAGTTGATTATGACAGTGGGAATCATTTTGATCGGACCAATTTAAAAAGGGTATGCAGTTGGGGGCCTTTGGGCCTCtatcttttcccttatttttatcATTATGATTATAATTGATTCACAACAAAGGGATCTGCAGTTGGCTATTTGCGAATATGTTTCATTGCTATTAATTGCTCCACAAACCTGCAGGTTCTTACCTTTTGCTCACCTAAGTCAATACAAGTTGTTTGACAAACGGTGAGGTATCAAATCGTTGCTTCCAGATTATTATCTTAGGCCAGATCAGGATTGAATCGAGTTTCAAACTATGTTTTAGGTTTGCACTTTTGGGCTTCAATGGAGCCTAAATGTGGAATGGATCAACTAGCTCATTCTATGTCTTAACATTGCCGCCATTGAAATGTAGGGCAGGGCATTTATTAATTTGTTCTCAGGTTCATCGTGAAAAGGAGCTTTGGAATTGAATACGTTAAATTCGGAGTCTTAAAACCTTGCCGGTGTCCATAAGTCATAACAGGGATTAAATCAGATCAGATTGGCCATACCATGTCTGGGAGGCATGGGTTGAGCTAGACGATTTTAGGGCCAATTTAGATCCAATTTAGATCAGGTTAAATTAGCCACGACTAATCCAAATCCTGATTCCAtgtttttagggtaatttacagcgccaccccctgaagaatgccaatattagaaggacaccccctctctttcaccaaattggactcggaccccttatcgtcagtcactgttaagtgtcgacttaaaatgaccattatacccttgttattgaaaaactcatatttttaCATTACAGTGAAGCTTTCAAATACAGAGAACCACAAATCTCAGCCATAATTTGCCGGATTTCCAACCAAGACCACCACAGACTGCAGATTCCGAacagattgaaggaaaaaaaaggagaaaaaacgcAACCTTCGATTATCTTCTCCGTCGGATCTCCATCGCCGGTATTTGGATCGATGAGGCCGGATCTGTCGGTGGCGGATATGGAGCAAAGGCGGCGGCAGGACTCCTCTCTTCCCTACCCTATTGTGATTCTTCTGAAGCCTCGGGCTCCAAAATCTTCAAACTTCCTAAAAAAAGAACACGGCTCACAGCTGCTACCGTCCTGCTaacctgaagaagaagaagagctagagaagaagaagagaggatttaaaaaacaaaaaataaaactttattgCCGGACCTGAACCGCTGACCAAaaagaggatttaaaaaaagagaaaaagaaagcctTATTGCGTCGTTATTGTCGGTGCCTGAACCGctgcaaaattctcgatgagcCGTTGTTTCTTGTCCCATCGCGCATCGCACTGCTTCTGTATAATCGTCAAAGCATTTAGGCCGGATCTGTCGGCGGTggatatggagcagaggcggcTGCGACGGCGGCGGCGGTGGAGAAGGACACGCTTTTTCGGATCTCGCAGTAGGTGGCGTCCGTGGTCTGATCTTGGTGATGACCTTCTTCGCTTTCATCATGGAGAAGATGTTTGGAAGAGAGGGCACCGGGGTCCTTCGTTAAGGTGCGACTGCTCCTTCACTACCTAATCTCATCGA
Protein-coding sequences here:
- the LOC122075223 gene encoding GSH-induced LITAF domain protein translates to MSKNEEPVVGIPYSVNYKYEGPVVQQQQHQQYQQYQQYQQYYVGQNPYQAGAIPPNAIFMDPQGLPLQQTMYRDTPAPFSCPHCGSSGITSVRSKPSLAAVVGCMMPFMLGVCFLCPSMDCLWHKYHYCPSCNEKVADFEKSDPCLVVDPQQWNQQSFALPA